A section of the Chryseobacterium ginsenosidimutans genome encodes:
- a CDS encoding helix-turn-helix domain-containing protein: protein MSIGTRVRQYREAKNWSQEDLAVRLDTTQTTISNIESDKNIPNSLLLNKIAQELEVDINDILNDASTIITDNEFNDQSVANVNQYNPVFNIQSPEMLETILKNQEQIAKLMEVQSKLIESLLKKG from the coding sequence ATGAGTATAGGTACAAGGGTAAGGCAATACAGGGAAGCAAAGAACTGGTCTCAGGAAGATCTGGCGGTGCGTCTAGATACTACACAGACCACGATATCCAATATAGAATCTGATAAAAACATTCCCAATTCTTTACTGCTGAACAAAATTGCTCAGGAACTGGAAGTTGATATTAATGATATTTTAAATGATGCTTCTACAATTATTACTGATAATGAATTTAATGATCAATCGGTAGCTAATGTAAATCAATATAATCCTGTTTTCAATATACAATCTCCTGAAATGCTTGAAACGATATTGAAAAATCAGGAACAGATTGCAAAATTAATGGAAGTACAAAGTAAACTGATAGAAAGTTTACTGAAGAAAGGCTAA
- a CDS encoding DUF6261 family protein has protein sequence MKKLISMDAAKLHHAELGQLIVRFYEDFGTSALDPNTDPDFKRMFDAIQAQIPNYNSALDQVRASEESAKIADLDAIRDADIQALRDAIRPYRNAKTPTEQDGYDLIKILLDQYKNVQNESYEEETNRLNTLLEKLLSSEYSTAVSALGLVKFINHLADSNTAFNDLFSHRSFKTSQKQVYDVKALRKLLTIDYKQMCNYIATLADVKSDPFYQDVLAIINNGRSYFANIVLARRQGKKNNSQPE, from the coding sequence ATGAAAAAATTAATTTCAATGGATGCAGCAAAGCTTCATCATGCCGAACTTGGGCAGCTTATTGTCCGTTTCTATGAAGATTTTGGTACTTCAGCTTTAGATCCAAATACAGATCCTGATTTCAAAAGGATGTTTGATGCTATTCAGGCTCAGATCCCCAATTACAACAGCGCACTCGATCAGGTACGTGCCAGCGAAGAATCTGCAAAAATTGCTGATCTGGATGCCATTCGTGATGCCGATATTCAGGCCCTGAGGGACGCCATAAGACCTTACAGGAATGCCAAAACCCCAACCGAACAAGACGGATATGATCTTATAAAAATTCTTCTCGACCAATATAAGAATGTACAGAACGAGTCTTATGAAGAGGAAACCAACCGCCTCAATACCCTGCTGGAAAAACTGCTTTCCTCAGAATACAGCACTGCGGTTTCAGCTCTCGGACTGGTAAAATTTATCAATCATCTGGCAGATTCCAACACAGCATTCAACGATCTGTTTTCTCACCGTTCTTTCAAAACCTCACAAAAGCAGGTCTACGATGTAAAAGCACTGAGAAAATTACTGACAATAGATTACAAGCAAATGTGTAATTATATCGCCACATTAGCTGATGTAAAATCTGATCCCTTTTATCAGGATGTTCTCGCCATCATCAACAACGGAAGAAGCTATTTCGCCAATATTGTTCTGGCAAGGAGACAAGGGAAGAAAAATAATAGTCAGCCTGAATAA
- a CDS encoding NTF2 fold immunity protein, with translation MRNYSKIICLFVLLLIMSCTKKYNVSPDLGSYTIANGSDKEYAEAELNEVLTTNKEHNVIQPNNIIIETPEIVIRVVEPILFGTYGEKNITKQRPYKVSDLKDYYVVEGTLAYNSFGGTFLIIISKKNGKILKITHGK, from the coding sequence ATGAGAAACTATAGCAAAATTATTTGTCTTTTTGTCTTACTTCTTATCATGAGTTGTACTAAAAAATATAATGTTAGTCCTGATTTGGGTTCGTATACAATAGCAAACGGCAGTGACAAAGAATATGCTGAGGCAGAACTTAATGAAGTGTTAACGACCAATAAAGAACATAATGTTATCCAGCCCAACAATATTATTATAGAAACTCCTGAAATAGTGATTAGAGTTGTTGAACCTATTCTTTTTGGCACATACGGAGAGAAAAATATTACTAAACAACGTCCCTACAAGGTAAGTGATTTAAAAGATTATTATGTTGTAGAAGGAACATTGGCTTATAATTCTTTTGGAGGAACATTTCTGATTATTATAAGTAAGAAAAATGGGAAGATTTTAAAAATCACTCATGGAAAGTAA
- a CDS encoding aspartyl protease family protein, protein MKKILYTLLIFSTITISAQEKSFFENGEVQLKNPIEKINLRYENELPFVKVSIKGKIYNFLFDSGAPTVISHAIYNELKLKKKYKKSVKDSDDKTQQQIFTELPEMTVDQVVFKKVGAIVLDLNAAELSCLKVDGIIGANQMAKLFWRVNYAENSLETTADLSLFDLKDYNTVLPFEPQPQKTPIIKTRLFDKDIEFIFDTGFSGRFEVAETKFDPKKANRKIETFGTRSTGAFGIAKPVAGYICRIDSMTLGNRVFHNEIFTTSTSDRLGNEFFKDFAFIFDWKNNKIYMKRIINNAPKLESFGFSYRFIDTKPMVAFVFQQEKFPLKIGDSIISINNVNLDNLDQDSVCHYLTNRVEKDQKTIDIKIKRGEKILDFKLDKKNYLN, encoded by the coding sequence ATGAAAAAAATCCTCTACACGCTCCTCATATTCTCTACAATTACAATTTCCGCACAGGAAAAAAGTTTTTTTGAGAATGGGGAAGTGCAGCTTAAGAATCCTATTGAGAAAATTAATCTGAGATATGAGAATGAACTACCTTTTGTAAAGGTCAGTATCAAGGGAAAAATCTATAATTTTCTGTTTGATTCCGGGGCTCCGACTGTTATTTCTCATGCTATTTATAATGAACTGAAACTCAAAAAAAAGTATAAGAAATCGGTAAAAGATTCTGATGACAAGACGCAGCAGCAGATCTTTACGGAACTTCCGGAAATGACTGTTGATCAGGTGGTTTTTAAAAAAGTGGGAGCTATTGTTTTGGATCTTAATGCTGCAGAATTAAGCTGTCTGAAAGTCGACGGGATTATCGGAGCCAACCAAATGGCAAAACTTTTCTGGAGAGTTAATTATGCTGAAAATTCTTTGGAAACAACCGCTGATTTGTCACTTTTTGATCTGAAAGATTATAATACTGTTCTTCCTTTTGAACCACAACCTCAAAAAACGCCGATTATAAAAACACGTCTTTTTGATAAAGATATTGAGTTTATTTTTGATACAGGATTTTCAGGAAGGTTTGAGGTAGCGGAAACTAAGTTTGATCCCAAAAAAGCTAATCGTAAGATAGAAACTTTCGGGACGAGATCGACGGGGGCATTTGGGATTGCAAAGCCTGTTGCAGGATACATTTGCCGCATAGATTCTATGACCTTAGGAAATAGAGTTTTTCATAATGAGATATTTACTACCAGTACTTCAGATCGGCTCGGAAATGAATTCTTCAAAGATTTTGCTTTCATTTTTGACTGGAAAAATAATAAGATCTATATGAAACGAATCATAAACAATGCTCCAAAACTGGAGTCTTTCGGGTTCAGTTATCGTTTTATAGATACAAAACCGATGGTTGCTTTTGTTTTTCAGCAGGAAAAATTTCCGTTAAAAATAGGGGATTCCATCATAAGTATCAACAATGTGAATTTGGATAATCTGGATCAGGATTCGGTATGTCATTATTTAACCAATAGAGTTGAAAAAGATCAGAAAACAATCGATATCAAAATAAAAAGAGGTGAAAAAATTCTCGATTTTAAATTGGATAAAAAAAATTATTTGAACTAA
- a CDS encoding peptidylprolyl isomerase: MNVDKETYEGLNDGLYANLQTTKGNLIVKFEDKKAPVTVANFIGLAEGKIENKAKAKGVPFYDGTIFHRVIKDFMIQGGDPQGTGMGDPGYKFEDEKNDLHHTGKGILSMANSGPNTNGSQFFITEVATPWLDGKHTIFGKVVKGNDVIDAIANVEKGAQDKPKTDIVLEKVSVFSKGDEYKNYDPAKTFTEGKAKIAENNKAAMAKEEADKKKKEEEFAANQLKMVEDLKAGMQKTESGLYYKITKTTDGKAPKSGDNISVHYAGKLVDGTEFDSSFKRNEPIEIPIGMGRVIKGWDEGILLLKEGETATLLIPPAMGYGERGAGGVIPPNAWLVFDVELVKVK, from the coding sequence ATGAACGTAGACAAAGAAACTTACGAAGGTCTTAATGACGGACTTTATGCGAATCTTCAAACGACAAAAGGTAACTTGATCGTAAAATTTGAAGATAAAAAAGCGCCTGTAACTGTGGCTAATTTTATTGGTCTTGCAGAAGGAAAAATCGAAAACAAAGCTAAAGCAAAAGGAGTTCCTTTCTATGACGGAACGATTTTCCACAGAGTGATTAAAGATTTTATGATCCAAGGGGGAGATCCTCAGGGAACAGGAATGGGAGATCCGGGATATAAATTTGAGGACGAGAAAAACGACCTTCATCATACAGGAAAAGGAATTCTTTCTATGGCGAATTCGGGACCTAATACAAACGGTTCTCAGTTCTTCATTACAGAAGTTGCTACTCCTTGGTTAGACGGGAAACATACGATCTTCGGTAAAGTGGTAAAAGGTAATGATGTGATAGATGCAATTGCAAACGTAGAAAAAGGAGCTCAGGACAAACCTAAAACAGATATCGTTTTAGAAAAAGTTTCTGTTTTCAGTAAAGGTGACGAGTACAAAAACTACGATCCTGCAAAAACTTTCACGGAAGGAAAAGCTAAAATCGCAGAAAATAACAAAGCTGCTATGGCTAAAGAAGAAGCTGACAAAAAGAAAAAAGAAGAAGAATTTGCTGCAAACCAATTGAAAATGGTAGAAGATCTAAAAGCAGGTATGCAAAAAACTGAATCTGGTCTTTACTATAAAATCACTAAAACGACTGACGGAAAAGCTCCAAAATCAGGTGATAATATTTCTGTACATTATGCAGGAAAGTTAGTAGATGGAACGGAGTTCGATTCTTCATTCAAGAGAAATGAGCCGATCGAAATTCCTATCGGAATGGGAAGAGTGATCAAAGGTTGGGACGAAGGTATCCTTTTATTAAAAGAAGGTGAAACTGCTACTTTATTAATTCCGCCGGCAATGGGTTACGGAGAAAGAGGTGCAGGAGGTGTGATCCCGCCAAACGCATGGTTAGTTTTCGATGTTGAGCTTGTAAAAGTAAAATAA
- a CDS encoding FKBP-type peptidyl-prolyl cis-trans isomerase gives MKKILFISVLGLLSCSKNAQTHPPVGGVLSKEDLNISRDRMKNLNTQERIHMQEWINNQPVKYYPTQLNYWVSAEGFDQRQRRQDNTLISYSYDLYDFDETKIYDQPIERRDAKFGHFDELKAVENALRFIHDGEEVTLLVPSSLAYGTYGDEKKIDNDIPLIIKLKAL, from the coding sequence ATGAAAAAAATACTCTTCATATCAGTTTTAGGATTATTGAGCTGCAGCAAAAATGCACAGACTCATCCTCCTGTTGGCGGTGTTCTAAGCAAAGAAGACCTGAATATTTCCAGAGATCGAATGAAAAACCTAAATACTCAGGAAAGAATACATATGCAGGAATGGATCAATAATCAACCTGTAAAATATTATCCTACCCAGCTTAATTATTGGGTAAGTGCAGAAGGTTTCGACCAAAGACAGAGAAGACAGGATAATACCTTGATTTCGTATTCTTATGATCTGTATGACTTTGACGAAACTAAGATCTATGATCAGCCGATTGAAAGAAGAGATGCCAAATTCGGACACTTTGATGAATTAAAAGCTGTAGAAAATGCTTTGCGTTTTATACATGACGGTGAGGAAGTTACGCTTTTGGTTCCGTCTTCTCTGGCATACGGAACTTATGGAGACGAGAAAAAAATAGACAACGATATCCCATTAATCATAAAATTAAAAGCATTATAA
- a CDS encoding branched-chain amino acid aminotransferase encodes MIIQKTENSRISTFDPTNFSFGNTFIDHMIICEYEDGKWGDVKLVPYGPMAFTPAMMGVNYGQACFEGMKAYKDKDGQVFLFRPEKNFERINKSAARLAMPQVTEEIFLEGLKALVDIDRDWIPQGEGNSLYIRPLIFATEEALKARVANKYMFAIVATPAKMYYTEPVSVKISDHYSRAASGGVGSAKAAGNYAASFYPTQLAIEEGYEQIIWTDDATHEYFEESGTMNVFVRINDTIFTPPTSEKILDGVTRDSFIQLAKRRGIEVKIEPIKVKDVVEAQRNGTLKEVWGVGTAVVTTVFQALGYNGEKLELPRLSDEESFAVTLKNDLVDLQTNLAEDPFGWRVLVDHVLETV; translated from the coding sequence ATGATAATTCAAAAAACTGAAAACTCCAGAATTTCTACATTCGATCCAACTAATTTTTCTTTCGGAAATACTTTTATAGATCATATGATAATATGCGAGTATGAAGATGGAAAATGGGGAGATGTGAAATTGGTTCCTTATGGTCCTATGGCGTTTACACCTGCAATGATGGGGGTAAATTACGGACAGGCTTGTTTTGAAGGTATGAAAGCCTATAAAGACAAAGACGGACAGGTTTTCCTTTTCAGGCCCGAAAAGAATTTTGAACGTATCAACAAATCGGCGGCGCGTCTTGCAATGCCTCAGGTAACTGAAGAAATTTTCTTGGAAGGATTGAAAGCATTGGTTGACATCGATAGAGACTGGATTCCTCAGGGAGAAGGTAATTCTTTATATATCAGACCTTTGATATTTGCTACAGAAGAAGCTTTAAAAGCAAGAGTGGCTAATAAATATATGTTTGCAATTGTTGCAACACCTGCAAAAATGTATTATACAGAACCTGTTTCTGTGAAAATTTCTGATCATTATTCAAGAGCTGCAAGCGGGGGAGTAGGTTCTGCTAAGGCTGCAGGAAACTATGCTGCGTCTTTTTACCCGACTCAGTTGGCTATTGAAGAAGGATATGAGCAGATTATCTGGACAGATGATGCTACTCACGAATATTTTGAGGAAAGTGGGACAATGAACGTTTTCGTAAGAATTAATGATACGATCTTCACGCCGCCGACTTCAGAAAAAATCTTAGACGGTGTTACAAGAGACAGCTTCATTCAATTGGCTAAAAGAAGAGGAATTGAAGTAAAAATAGAGCCTATTAAAGTAAAAGATGTAGTAGAAGCTCAGAGAAACGGAACTTTGAAAGAAGTTTGGGGAGTAGGAACAGCAGTTGTAACAACAGTTTTTCAAGCTTTGGGGTATAATGGGGAGAAATTGGAATTACCAAGATTATCAGACGAAGAAAGCTTTGCGGTTACTTTAAAAAATGATTTGGTAGATTTACAAACTAACCTTGCAGAAGATCCTTTCGGATGGAGAGTATTGGTTGATCATGTTTTGGAAACAGTTTAA
- the mnmD gene encoding tRNA (5-methylaminomethyl-2-thiouridine)(34)-methyltransferase MnmD, whose product MKREIKTTNDGSKTLFINNLNENYHSHHGALQEAEHVFIKNGLNLINDCEINILELGFGTGLNVLVTINEYLKTDKNHIINYFSLEKYPINESEINDLAYFELFDNLEFKNIYQKIHHAEWEKSVEILNGFNLKKIQCDFFDLKDIDLPKINLVYFDCFGARVQPDLWEKPLFELVSDKMAVNGILTTYSSKGSVRRILQELNFKVEKKQGPPGKREMINAIKL is encoded by the coding sequence TTGAAAAGAGAAATTAAAACCACAAACGACGGAAGTAAAACATTGTTTATCAATAATTTAAATGAAAACTACCATTCCCATCATGGCGCTCTCCAGGAAGCAGAACACGTGTTTATCAAAAACGGATTAAATCTAATAAATGATTGCGAAATTAATATTTTAGAACTCGGTTTTGGAACAGGTTTGAATGTTTTAGTGACAATTAATGAATATTTAAAAACTGACAAAAATCATATCATTAACTATTTTTCTCTGGAAAAGTATCCCATAAATGAATCTGAAATTAACGATTTGGCATATTTTGAGCTCTTTGATAACCTGGAATTCAAAAATATTTATCAAAAAATTCATCATGCAGAGTGGGAAAAGTCAGTTGAAATCCTTAATGGTTTTAATCTGAAAAAGATACAATGCGACTTCTTTGATCTGAAAGACATAGACTTACCAAAAATCAACCTTGTTTATTTTGATTGTTTCGGCGCAAGAGTCCAGCCTGATCTTTGGGAAAAACCACTCTTCGAATTGGTTTCGGATAAAATGGCAGTTAACGGAATTTTAACAACTTACTCTTCTAAAGGAAGCGTAAGGAGAATCTTACAGGAGCTCAATTTTAAAGTAGAAAAGAAACAAGGTCCTCCGGGGAAAAGAGAGATGATCAATGCGATCAAGTTATAA
- a CDS encoding NUDIX domain-containing protein, translated as MIDKINIRVYACAVKDKKVLTLFEEYAGEPLMKFPGGGLEFGEGLIDCLHREFDEELNVKIKVVEHFYTQEDFLVSRFRENEQLLTIYYIVNIVNEEDFLILDPCIEKTEWIDINTPDNPFPLPIDKIVFDKLKERFL; from the coding sequence ATGATAGATAAGATCAACATTAGAGTTTACGCCTGTGCTGTGAAAGATAAAAAAGTTTTGACTTTATTTGAAGAATATGCAGGTGAACCTTTAATGAAATTTCCGGGTGGCGGACTGGAATTTGGCGAAGGATTAATAGATTGCTTACATCGTGAATTCGATGAAGAACTAAATGTAAAAATTAAAGTGGTAGAACATTTTTATACACAGGAAGACTTCCTTGTTTCCCGCTTCAGAGAAAACGAGCAGTTGCTTACCATATATTATATAGTAAACATTGTGAATGAAGAAGATTTTCTAATTCTTGATCCATGCATTGAAAAAACAGAATGGATCGACATAAACACTCCTGACAACCCCTTTCCTTTACCAATTGATAAAATTGTTTTTGATAAATTAAAAGAAAGATTCCTGTAA
- a CDS encoding DUF4294 domain-containing protein: MNFNKIICLFLFFFGAWVFGQKDSIIAIPLSQYPQELLKTDEFGKKYYYDERQKMKVYEINGETVVVMDELVLVNKPKFNNQLDRNYYYFLNKKLYRVYPLFLTALQQYRDIQGEMTNLDSKAKRKYIRDRQNILADQYEKQLRDLTTTEGQVFAKLMNRATGKNVYEIIKELRGGWSAFWWNVKGKMADIDLKDKYDPHANRTDEYLESLLQSNWNSGYLQPYPGAKDFKIYK, encoded by the coding sequence ATGAATTTTAACAAGATTATTTGTCTTTTTCTTTTCTTTTTCGGAGCTTGGGTTTTTGGACAAAAGGATTCTATTATTGCAATTCCTTTAAGCCAGTATCCGCAGGAGCTTCTGAAAACAGATGAATTCGGAAAAAAATACTATTATGATGAAAGGCAGAAAATGAAGGTGTATGAGATCAATGGCGAAACAGTTGTTGTAATGGATGAATTGGTTTTAGTGAATAAACCGAAATTCAATAATCAGCTCGACCGGAATTATTATTATTTCCTTAATAAAAAATTATACAGAGTATATCCATTATTTTTAACCGCTTTGCAGCAATATAGAGATATTCAGGGTGAAATGACTAACCTTGATAGTAAAGCAAAGAGAAAATACATACGGGACAGACAAAATATACTGGCAGATCAATACGAAAAGCAATTGAGAGATTTGACAACAACAGAAGGTCAGGTTTTTGCAAAGCTTATGAACAGGGCAACGGGAAAAAATGTCTATGAAATTATTAAAGAATTAAGAGGCGGATGGAGCGCATTCTGGTGGAATGTAAAAGGTAAAATGGCTGATATCGATCTTAAAGATAAATATGATCCGCACGCCAACAGAACCGACGAATATCTGGAATCACTGCTTCAGTCCAATTGGAATTCGGGTTATTTGCAACCTTATCCCGGAGCAAAAGATTTTAAAATATATAAATAA
- the chrP gene encoding chryseobasin maturation metalloprotease ChrP produces MKFEKKSLKFLEKYLNTSSPTGYEHEGQKVWMDYIKPYVDKIEVDHYGTCYGIINPEAEFKVVIEAHADEISWYVNYITDDGLIYVIRNGGSDQTIAPSKIVHIHGEKGIIKGVFGWPAIHTRGANQNEPVPKIENIFIDCGATTKKEVEEMGIYVGCMITYPDEFFEMNDRYFVCRALDNRIGGFMIAEVARLLKENKKTIPFGLYITNSVQEEVGLYGADMIADTIKPNIAIVTDVTHDTTTPMIEKKKEGDQKCGDGPVVFFAPSVHHVIRELIIDTAKAKKIPFQRAAASRATGTDTDAFAHSNGGVPSALISLPLRYMHTTVEMVSKEDVGNVIQLIYETLLKITPEMKLKYH; encoded by the coding sequence ATGAAATTTGAGAAGAAATCTTTAAAATTTTTAGAAAAATATTTAAACACTTCATCACCAACAGGTTATGAACATGAAGGGCAAAAAGTATGGATGGATTATATTAAGCCTTATGTTGATAAAATTGAAGTAGATCATTACGGAACTTGCTATGGCATAATAAATCCGGAGGCCGAATTTAAAGTAGTAATTGAAGCTCATGCTGATGAAATTTCATGGTATGTAAATTATATTACAGACGACGGTTTGATTTATGTAATCCGAAACGGAGGATCCGACCAAACCATCGCCCCATCAAAAATTGTGCATATTCATGGTGAAAAAGGGATCATAAAAGGCGTTTTTGGATGGCCGGCAATTCATACAAGAGGAGCTAATCAAAACGAACCGGTTCCAAAAATTGAAAATATCTTTATCGATTGTGGCGCCACAACCAAAAAAGAAGTTGAAGAAATGGGAATTTATGTAGGCTGTATGATTACTTATCCTGACGAGTTTTTCGAAATGAATGACCGTTATTTCGTTTGCCGTGCTTTAGACAACAGAATCGGCGGATTTATGATTGCAGAAGTGGCAAGACTTTTAAAAGAAAACAAAAAAACGATTCCGTTTGGGTTATATATTACCAATTCTGTTCAGGAAGAGGTTGGTTTATATGGAGCCGATATGATTGCTGACACCATTAAACCCAACATTGCAATTGTTACAGATGTTACCCATGACACAACAACTCCAATGATTGAAAAGAAAAAAGAGGGCGACCAAAAATGTGGCGACGGACCTGTAGTTTTCTTTGCGCCAAGTGTACACCATGTTATTAGAGAACTGATTATTGATACCGCAAAAGCTAAAAAAATTCCTTTCCAGAGAGCCGCAGCAAGCAGAGCTACAGGAACAGATACTGATGCGTTTGCACATTCAAACGGAGGCGTACCAAGCGCATTGATTTCTTTGCCATTAAGATATATGCATACTACAGTAGAAATGGTTTCAAAAGAAGATGTAGGAAATGTAATTCAACTGATTTACGAAACACTATTGAAGATAACACCAGAAATGAAACTGAAGTATCATTAA
- the rpe gene encoding ribulose-phosphate 3-epimerase gives MKTKLIAPSLLSADFGNLQRDIEMLNNSQADWFHVDVMDGRFVPNISFGFPVMKTVQKHAKKFVDVHLMILEPEKYVEEFIDHGADLISVHYEACTHLHRTIHHIQNLGAKAGVVLNPSTPVLMLEDIIADVDLVLLMSVNPGFGGQKFIENTYKKIAETKDLIVSNNSTALIQIDGGVNLDNAAKLFEAGADVLVAGNAVFSAESPERTIELLKI, from the coding sequence ATGAAAACGAAGCTTATTGCTCCTTCCCTTTTATCTGCAGACTTCGGGAATCTGCAAAGAGATATTGAAATGCTGAACAATTCTCAGGCCGACTGGTTTCACGTTGATGTGATGGACGGAAGATTTGTTCCCAACATTTCATTTGGATTTCCCGTAATGAAAACTGTTCAGAAACACGCTAAAAAGTTTGTAGATGTACATTTAATGATTTTGGAACCTGAAAAATATGTTGAAGAATTTATAGATCACGGTGCAGATTTGATTTCTGTTCATTACGAAGCCTGTACCCATCTCCACAGAACTATTCATCATATCCAAAATCTTGGTGCAAAAGCAGGTGTTGTACTAAACCCTTCCACTCCGGTTTTAATGTTGGAAGATATTATTGCTGATGTAGATTTAGTATTGTTAATGAGTGTAAACCCAGGATTTGGAGGTCAAAAATTCATTGAGAACACCTACAAAAAAATTGCTGAAACCAAAGATTTAATTGTAAGTAACAATTCTACAGCACTAATTCAAATTGACGGCGGTGTAAACCTTGATAATGCAGCAAAACTTTTTGAAGCAGGAGCTGATGTCTTAGTGGCTGGAAATGCGGTATTTTCAGCAGAAAGCCCAGAAAGAACCATCGAATTGCTAAAGATTTAA
- a CDS encoding nucleoside-diphosphate kinase, protein MSNITFTMIKPDAVADGHIGAILGKISEGGFKIKALKLTQLTVADAKKFYEVHAERPFYGELVDFMSSGPIVAAVLEKDNAVEDFRTLIGATNPAEAAEGTIRKMFARSIGENAVHGSDSDENALIEAQFHFSGREIF, encoded by the coding sequence ATGTCTAACATTACATTCACTATGATTAAGCCTGATGCTGTTGCTGACGGACATATCGGTGCTATATTAGGTAAAATCTCAGAAGGAGGATTTAAGATTAAAGCGTTGAAATTAACTCAACTTACTGTTGCTGACGCAAAAAAATTCTACGAAGTTCATGCTGAAAGACCATTCTACGGAGAATTGGTTGATTTCATGAGTTCAGGACCAATCGTTGCAGCTGTTCTTGAAAAAGACAATGCTGTTGAAGATTTCAGAACTTTAATTGGTGCGACTAACCCGGCTGAAGCTGCTGAAGGTACGATCAGAAAAATGTTTGCAAGAAGCATTGGTGAAAACGCTGTTCACGGTTCAGATTCTGACGAAAATGCTCTTATTGAAGCTCAATTTCATTTTTCAGGAAGAGAAATTTTCTAA
- the rsgA gene encoding ribosome small subunit-dependent GTPase A, translating to MKGKIIKSTGSWYQVLEMETNRIFEARIRGKFKLIKTRLTNPLAVGDFVEFQLEQDDVAWITKIDSRRNYLIRKSVNLSKEAHIIASNIDLACFIFTLKHPETSLGFLDRFLACCEAYNITPLILFNKIDVLHEEEIEIVKDIEFLYQEIGYDSLEISSYSKLNLSQLEDLLKDRTSVFFGHSGCGKSTLVNALQPGLNLKTSEISDTHLKGKHTTTFAQMHFWHFGGNVIDTPGVREFAMIDIQKEEVQHYFPEIFKKRKECKFHNCMHINEPKCAVLEGLETGEIQHSRYSTYIKLMEEAEEESQK from the coding sequence ATGAAAGGAAAAATCATTAAATCTACAGGAAGTTGGTATCAGGTTTTGGAAATGGAAACCAATAGAATTTTCGAAGCCAGAATTCGTGGGAAATTTAAATTAATTAAAACAAGACTAACCAATCCTCTTGCTGTAGGAGATTTTGTGGAATTTCAATTGGAACAGGATGACGTTGCGTGGATTACAAAAATTGATTCACGAAGAAACTATCTGATCAGAAAATCTGTCAACCTTTCAAAAGAAGCACATATTATCGCATCCAATATCGATTTGGCCTGCTTCATTTTTACTTTAAAACATCCTGAAACATCACTTGGTTTTCTTGATAGATTTCTGGCTTGTTGTGAAGCTTACAATATTACGCCGTTAATTCTATTCAATAAAATCGATGTTTTACATGAAGAAGAAATTGAAATTGTAAAAGATATAGAGTTTCTTTATCAGGAAATAGGCTATGATTCTTTGGAGATCTCTTCTTATTCAAAGTTAAATTTAAGTCAACTGGAAGATCTTCTTAAAGATAGAACTTCAGTATTCTTCGGGCATTCCGGTTGCGGTAAGTCTACATTGGTAAATGCTTTACAGCCGGGATTAAATTTAAAAACTTCTGAAATTTCCGATACCCATTTAAAAGGAAAACACACAACAACTTTTGCTCAGATGCATTTCTGGCATTTTGGAGGAAATGTAATAGATACTCCCGGAGTTCGCGAATTTGCAATGATTGATATCCAAAAAGAAGAAGTTCAACACTACTTTCCTGAGATCTTCAAAAAGAGAAAAGAGTGCAAATTCCATAATTGTATGCATATTAATGAGCCGAAATGTGCCGTACTTGAAGGATTGGAAACCGGAGAAATTCAACATTCGAGATATTCTACCTATATCAAATTAATGGAAGAGGCGGAAGAAGAGTCTCAAAAATAA